The following are encoded together in the Salvia hispanica cultivar TCC Black 2014 chromosome 6, UniMelb_Shisp_WGS_1.0, whole genome shotgun sequence genome:
- the LOC125192844 gene encoding type IV inositol polyphosphate 5-phosphatase 6-like isoform X1 yields the protein MKYENGRQSKFWCYVKLSWSKKLVRKWFNIKCKDEEFQADEEAVYGGGEMEWRSCFSEREPSTIKKSKTEDSAKNMERSFSRSKSRSRRGRGYLDHPQVLNIQNHSVFVSTWNVGGKAPRSNMNLDDWLHSSPSADVYVLGFQEIVPLNAGNILGAEDNGPAKKWLSLIKRTLDNAPGTSGVGGCYTPSPIPDPVAEWNADFEGSSRNKASTFLPRRSFQTPPQHWNMENDMSMPQPPHDRRLSVCDRVIFGHRQSDFGGNARWGCRPSDCSSSQRTSDFSCGPRPSDYSSSRRPSDYSSSRRPSDYSLGHRPSDFDDYLTGDSPSTVLQSRACAPAEDSYTEPGRSRYSLVASKQMVGIFLTVWVKSEMKEHVRNIKISSVGRGLMGYLGNKGSISISMMLHQTSLCFVCSHLTSGEKEGDELRRNADVMEILRKTRFPRVNSINDEKSPETILEHDRIIWLGDLNYRIALPYRSAKALVEMQNWRALLEKDQLRIEQRQGRVFDGWKEGKIYFPPTYKYSHNSDRYAGDDMHPKEKRRTPAWCDRILWYGGGLQQLSYARGESRFSDHRPVSSVFCAEIELVPNRFRRSASCSSSRIQAEELLPYTHSYTELCFF from the exons atgaaatatgaaaatggcAGACAGAGCaag TTTTGGTGTTATGTGAAGCTCTCTTGGTCAAAGAAACTGGTTAGGAAATGGTTCAATATTAAGTGCAAAGATGAGGAATTTCAGGCTGATGAAGAAGCTGTTTATGGAG GGGGTGAAATGGAGTGGAGGAGTTGCTTCTCTGAAAGGGAGCCATCTACAATCAAGAAAAGTAAAACAG AAGATTCAGCGAAGAACATGGAGCGTTCCTTTTCGCGTTCAAAGTCGCGATCCAGGCGAGGGAGAGGCTATCTTGATCACCCCCAGGTTTTAAACATCCAAAACCACAG TGTCTTTGTGTCAACGTGGAATGTGGGAGGAAAAGCACCTAGGAGCAACATGAACTTAGATGATTGGCTACACTCATCTCCTTCTGCAGATGTATATGTTCTTGG TTTTCAAGAAATAGTTCCTTTGAATGCTGGCAACATTCTTGGAGCAGAGGACAACGGCCCTGCTAAGAAGTGGCTCTCCCTAATCAAGCGAACACTTGACAATGCTCCGGGCACTAGTGGAGTTGGGGGGTGCTACACACCATCTCCGATCCCTGATCCAGTCGCTGAGTGGAATGCAGATTTCGAGGGATCGTCCAGGAACAAAGCCTCCACCTTCTTGCCACGCCGGTCGTTCCAAACGCCACCACAGCACTGGAACATGGAGAATGACATGTCAATGCCACAACCTCCTCATGATAGGCGACTCAGTGTGTGCGACCGTGTGATTTTTGGTCACAGGCAGAGTGACTTTGGTGGGAATGCGAGATGGGGTTGTAGACCTAGTGACTGCTCGTCTAGCCAGAGGACGAGCGACTTCTCTTGTGGCCCTCGTCCCAGTGACTACTCCTCCAGCAGACGACCTAGTGACTACTCATCCAGCAGAAGGCCTAGTGACTACTCCTTGGGTCATAGGCCTAGTGACTTTGACGATTATCTGACTGGTGACTCGCCTAGTACGGTCTTACAGTCGAGAGCTTGTGCCCCTGCAGAAGATTCTTACACAGAGCCGGGAAGATCGAGATACTCTTTGGTTGCAAGTAAACAAATGGTTGGCATCTTTCTCACTGTTTGGGTTAAAAGTGAGATGAAGGAACATGTgagaaacataaaaatttcatcTGTTGGAAGAGGACTAATGGGCTATCTTGGTAATAAG GGTTCCATTTCAATCAGCATGATGTTGCACCAGACCAGCCTTTGCTTCGTGTGCAGTCACTTGACATCCGGTGAGAAGGAAGGAGATGAGCTCCGTAGAAATGCTGATGTCATGGAGATCCTAAGGAAGACACGGTTCCCACGTGTCAACTCCATCAACGATGAAAAATCACCCGAGACAATCCTTGAACACGA TCGAATAATTTGGCTTGGAGATCTGAACTATCGAATAGCTCTGCCCTACCGATCTGCCAAAGCACTCGTTGAAATGCAAAACTGGAGAGCATTGTTAGAAAAAGACCAA CTCCGGATAGAACAGAGACAAGGACGAGTATTTGATGGATGGAAAGAAGGGAAGATCTACTTCCCACCAACGTATAAATACTCGCACAATTCAGACAGATACGCCGGTGATGATATGCACCCAAAGGAGAAAAGACGAACTCCCGCATG GTGTGACCGGATCTTGTGGTACGGAGGCGGTCTTCAGCAGTTATCCTATGCACGAGGCGAATCCAGATTCTCGGACCACAGACCAGTCTCTAGCGTTTTCTGTGCTGAGATCGAGCTAGTCCCGAACCGGTTCAGGAGAAGCGCAAGCTGCTCGAGCTCCAGAATACAGGCCGAGGAGCTGTTACCCTACACACATAGTTACACCGAACTCTGCTTCTTTTGA
- the LOC125192844 gene encoding type IV inositol polyphosphate 5-phosphatase 6-like isoform X2, whose amino-acid sequence MKYENGRQSKFWCYVKLSWSKKLVRKWFNIKCKDEEFQADEEAVYGGGEMEWRSCFSEREPSTIKKSKTDSAKNMERSFSRSKSRSRRGRGYLDHPQVLNIQNHSVFVSTWNVGGKAPRSNMNLDDWLHSSPSADVYVLGFQEIVPLNAGNILGAEDNGPAKKWLSLIKRTLDNAPGTSGVGGCYTPSPIPDPVAEWNADFEGSSRNKASTFLPRRSFQTPPQHWNMENDMSMPQPPHDRRLSVCDRVIFGHRQSDFGGNARWGCRPSDCSSSQRTSDFSCGPRPSDYSSSRRPSDYSSSRRPSDYSLGHRPSDFDDYLTGDSPSTVLQSRACAPAEDSYTEPGRSRYSLVASKQMVGIFLTVWVKSEMKEHVRNIKISSVGRGLMGYLGNKGSISISMMLHQTSLCFVCSHLTSGEKEGDELRRNADVMEILRKTRFPRVNSINDEKSPETILEHDRIIWLGDLNYRIALPYRSAKALVEMQNWRALLEKDQLRIEQRQGRVFDGWKEGKIYFPPTYKYSHNSDRYAGDDMHPKEKRRTPAWCDRILWYGGGLQQLSYARGESRFSDHRPVSSVFCAEIELVPNRFRRSASCSSSRIQAEELLPYTHSYTELCFF is encoded by the exons atgaaatatgaaaatggcAGACAGAGCaag TTTTGGTGTTATGTGAAGCTCTCTTGGTCAAAGAAACTGGTTAGGAAATGGTTCAATATTAAGTGCAAAGATGAGGAATTTCAGGCTGATGAAGAAGCTGTTTATGGAG GGGGTGAAATGGAGTGGAGGAGTTGCTTCTCTGAAAGGGAGCCATCTACAATCAAGAAAAGTAAAACAG ATTCAGCGAAGAACATGGAGCGTTCCTTTTCGCGTTCAAAGTCGCGATCCAGGCGAGGGAGAGGCTATCTTGATCACCCCCAGGTTTTAAACATCCAAAACCACAG TGTCTTTGTGTCAACGTGGAATGTGGGAGGAAAAGCACCTAGGAGCAACATGAACTTAGATGATTGGCTACACTCATCTCCTTCTGCAGATGTATATGTTCTTGG TTTTCAAGAAATAGTTCCTTTGAATGCTGGCAACATTCTTGGAGCAGAGGACAACGGCCCTGCTAAGAAGTGGCTCTCCCTAATCAAGCGAACACTTGACAATGCTCCGGGCACTAGTGGAGTTGGGGGGTGCTACACACCATCTCCGATCCCTGATCCAGTCGCTGAGTGGAATGCAGATTTCGAGGGATCGTCCAGGAACAAAGCCTCCACCTTCTTGCCACGCCGGTCGTTCCAAACGCCACCACAGCACTGGAACATGGAGAATGACATGTCAATGCCACAACCTCCTCATGATAGGCGACTCAGTGTGTGCGACCGTGTGATTTTTGGTCACAGGCAGAGTGACTTTGGTGGGAATGCGAGATGGGGTTGTAGACCTAGTGACTGCTCGTCTAGCCAGAGGACGAGCGACTTCTCTTGTGGCCCTCGTCCCAGTGACTACTCCTCCAGCAGACGACCTAGTGACTACTCATCCAGCAGAAGGCCTAGTGACTACTCCTTGGGTCATAGGCCTAGTGACTTTGACGATTATCTGACTGGTGACTCGCCTAGTACGGTCTTACAGTCGAGAGCTTGTGCCCCTGCAGAAGATTCTTACACAGAGCCGGGAAGATCGAGATACTCTTTGGTTGCAAGTAAACAAATGGTTGGCATCTTTCTCACTGTTTGGGTTAAAAGTGAGATGAAGGAACATGTgagaaacataaaaatttcatcTGTTGGAAGAGGACTAATGGGCTATCTTGGTAATAAG GGTTCCATTTCAATCAGCATGATGTTGCACCAGACCAGCCTTTGCTTCGTGTGCAGTCACTTGACATCCGGTGAGAAGGAAGGAGATGAGCTCCGTAGAAATGCTGATGTCATGGAGATCCTAAGGAAGACACGGTTCCCACGTGTCAACTCCATCAACGATGAAAAATCACCCGAGACAATCCTTGAACACGA TCGAATAATTTGGCTTGGAGATCTGAACTATCGAATAGCTCTGCCCTACCGATCTGCCAAAGCACTCGTTGAAATGCAAAACTGGAGAGCATTGTTAGAAAAAGACCAA CTCCGGATAGAACAGAGACAAGGACGAGTATTTGATGGATGGAAAGAAGGGAAGATCTACTTCCCACCAACGTATAAATACTCGCACAATTCAGACAGATACGCCGGTGATGATATGCACCCAAAGGAGAAAAGACGAACTCCCGCATG GTGTGACCGGATCTTGTGGTACGGAGGCGGTCTTCAGCAGTTATCCTATGCACGAGGCGAATCCAGATTCTCGGACCACAGACCAGTCTCTAGCGTTTTCTGTGCTGAGATCGAGCTAGTCCCGAACCGGTTCAGGAGAAGCGCAAGCTGCTCGAGCTCCAGAATACAGGCCGAGGAGCTGTTACCCTACACACATAGTTACACCGAACTCTGCTTCTTTTGA
- the LOC125192844 gene encoding type IV inositol polyphosphate 5-phosphatase 6-like isoform X3: MKYENGRQSKLSWSKKLVRKWFNIKCKDEEFQADEEAVYGGGEMEWRSCFSEREPSTIKKSKTEDSAKNMERSFSRSKSRSRRGRGYLDHPQVLNIQNHSVFVSTWNVGGKAPRSNMNLDDWLHSSPSADVYVLGFQEIVPLNAGNILGAEDNGPAKKWLSLIKRTLDNAPGTSGVGGCYTPSPIPDPVAEWNADFEGSSRNKASTFLPRRSFQTPPQHWNMENDMSMPQPPHDRRLSVCDRVIFGHRQSDFGGNARWGCRPSDCSSSQRTSDFSCGPRPSDYSSSRRPSDYSSSRRPSDYSLGHRPSDFDDYLTGDSPSTVLQSRACAPAEDSYTEPGRSRYSLVASKQMVGIFLTVWVKSEMKEHVRNIKISSVGRGLMGYLGNKGSISISMMLHQTSLCFVCSHLTSGEKEGDELRRNADVMEILRKTRFPRVNSINDEKSPETILEHDRIIWLGDLNYRIALPYRSAKALVEMQNWRALLEKDQLRIEQRQGRVFDGWKEGKIYFPPTYKYSHNSDRYAGDDMHPKEKRRTPAWCDRILWYGGGLQQLSYARGESRFSDHRPVSSVFCAEIELVPNRFRRSASCSSSRIQAEELLPYTHSYTELCFF; the protein is encoded by the exons atgaaatatgaaaatggcAGACAGAGCaag CTCTCTTGGTCAAAGAAACTGGTTAGGAAATGGTTCAATATTAAGTGCAAAGATGAGGAATTTCAGGCTGATGAAGAAGCTGTTTATGGAG GGGGTGAAATGGAGTGGAGGAGTTGCTTCTCTGAAAGGGAGCCATCTACAATCAAGAAAAGTAAAACAG AAGATTCAGCGAAGAACATGGAGCGTTCCTTTTCGCGTTCAAAGTCGCGATCCAGGCGAGGGAGAGGCTATCTTGATCACCCCCAGGTTTTAAACATCCAAAACCACAG TGTCTTTGTGTCAACGTGGAATGTGGGAGGAAAAGCACCTAGGAGCAACATGAACTTAGATGATTGGCTACACTCATCTCCTTCTGCAGATGTATATGTTCTTGG TTTTCAAGAAATAGTTCCTTTGAATGCTGGCAACATTCTTGGAGCAGAGGACAACGGCCCTGCTAAGAAGTGGCTCTCCCTAATCAAGCGAACACTTGACAATGCTCCGGGCACTAGTGGAGTTGGGGGGTGCTACACACCATCTCCGATCCCTGATCCAGTCGCTGAGTGGAATGCAGATTTCGAGGGATCGTCCAGGAACAAAGCCTCCACCTTCTTGCCACGCCGGTCGTTCCAAACGCCACCACAGCACTGGAACATGGAGAATGACATGTCAATGCCACAACCTCCTCATGATAGGCGACTCAGTGTGTGCGACCGTGTGATTTTTGGTCACAGGCAGAGTGACTTTGGTGGGAATGCGAGATGGGGTTGTAGACCTAGTGACTGCTCGTCTAGCCAGAGGACGAGCGACTTCTCTTGTGGCCCTCGTCCCAGTGACTACTCCTCCAGCAGACGACCTAGTGACTACTCATCCAGCAGAAGGCCTAGTGACTACTCCTTGGGTCATAGGCCTAGTGACTTTGACGATTATCTGACTGGTGACTCGCCTAGTACGGTCTTACAGTCGAGAGCTTGTGCCCCTGCAGAAGATTCTTACACAGAGCCGGGAAGATCGAGATACTCTTTGGTTGCAAGTAAACAAATGGTTGGCATCTTTCTCACTGTTTGGGTTAAAAGTGAGATGAAGGAACATGTgagaaacataaaaatttcatcTGTTGGAAGAGGACTAATGGGCTATCTTGGTAATAAG GGTTCCATTTCAATCAGCATGATGTTGCACCAGACCAGCCTTTGCTTCGTGTGCAGTCACTTGACATCCGGTGAGAAGGAAGGAGATGAGCTCCGTAGAAATGCTGATGTCATGGAGATCCTAAGGAAGACACGGTTCCCACGTGTCAACTCCATCAACGATGAAAAATCACCCGAGACAATCCTTGAACACGA TCGAATAATTTGGCTTGGAGATCTGAACTATCGAATAGCTCTGCCCTACCGATCTGCCAAAGCACTCGTTGAAATGCAAAACTGGAGAGCATTGTTAGAAAAAGACCAA CTCCGGATAGAACAGAGACAAGGACGAGTATTTGATGGATGGAAAGAAGGGAAGATCTACTTCCCACCAACGTATAAATACTCGCACAATTCAGACAGATACGCCGGTGATGATATGCACCCAAAGGAGAAAAGACGAACTCCCGCATG GTGTGACCGGATCTTGTGGTACGGAGGCGGTCTTCAGCAGTTATCCTATGCACGAGGCGAATCCAGATTCTCGGACCACAGACCAGTCTCTAGCGTTTTCTGTGCTGAGATCGAGCTAGTCCCGAACCGGTTCAGGAGAAGCGCAAGCTGCTCGAGCTCCAGAATACAGGCCGAGGAGCTGTTACCCTACACACATAGTTACACCGAACTCTGCTTCTTTTGA